In the Methanosphaera stadtmanae DSM 3091 genome, TATTATTATCAGCTGGTATGGTGTTTATTCCACTTATTACTACTCCATATGCATTGTTGGTTGCTGTTATGTTTATTTTTGCATTGATGTAGTTTTTATTGGAATCTATTAATTGTATTCCATTTGCATAGTTGTTTGATGTTGTGGTTATGTTGTTTCCAATGATTATGTTTTCATCTGTATTTTGTAGATTTATTGAGTATGCATAGTCATTTGTTTGTGTTGTTATTGTATTATTTCTAATTAGATTGTTTGTGTGTCTGTTTGTTTTGTTTTGTATTGATATTCCATTTATTGTTCCATATGGTTGTGTTGTTGTATTTATTGTTGTTATTTTATTTAATTCTACAATGTTGTTTGATGATTGTATGAGTAATCCTATTGTATCTGCAATTCCATAATTATCAGTGTATGTTATGTTGTTGGAAGGTCCAGTTGTTATTATAGTGTTGTTATATATGGTGTTTCTATCATCTGTTATTGTGATTGTATGTATTGGTGTGTTTGTATTTACTGTTATATTGTTTGCTTCAATTGTATTGTCTTTTGAATTAACTTTTATTACATAATCTTTATTATTTGTGTTTTGTATGTTTAGTCCATAGATTGTTACTTTTGCAGTATTATCTACGTATATTGAACAGTTGTTGAGTATGGATGTATTATCATTTGTTATGTATACATTTACATTTTTTATGTTGAGTTGTTTGTTATTTAATGTTTGAAGTATTAATTTACTTCCTGTTGGTACATTTTTAATGTCTCCATTTGTATCAAAGAAGTCGTTATAATTTGCTTCAGTTATTATATAATCACTACCAGTGTTTATTGTATTGTTTTCTATTATATTTTCATTGTTTGCTGTTTTTACTGCTCTGTCTCCAGTAAATATACTTGCTGTTATACTGTTGTCTGTAATTGTATTGTTGTATGCACTACTTGTTAGTTCTACAACATATGTTTTGTTATATTTTAATGTATTATCTGTTAATGTATTATTTTTTCCTATTATGTAAATAAATCCTTCAATATTATTATTTGTTATGTTATTGTATCCTTTAAGGTATAGTGCGTGTGATCCTATGTTTGTTGTTATTTGGTTGTTTCTTATTGTTGTGTTATATTGTCCTAGGTTGTATATTGCAAATGTTGGTGTTGTTCTATCAAAGAAACTTAGTAGTATTGTTGATGGTTGCATATCTGTGAAGTTTGAGTTTTCTATCACATGTTTCATGGAATTATTGTATGTATTTTCATTTGCTATGTATATTCCAGTACTATTTTTAAATACACATTCATTCACATATAGGTTTCCTTTTCCTTGGTATATGTCTGTTTGTTCATTGTTTTCAAATGTACACTTGGTTATGTTTGTAATGAGTGTTACTGATCCATTATGTTGGTTGTAGAAGTCTGCACTTCCCGTGTTTGCTGCAATTCCACTTCCAAATTTAAATGTACTTGCAAGGTTGTATGCATGTCCATTACGGAATGTTGAGTTTACTATGGTTAGTACTTTATCATTGGTTACTGTTCCCCATCTTGCTGCATTATCTATAAATTGACTGTTATGTATTGTTGCTGTACCATTATTGTATATTCCAGCTCCAAAGTTACCTGTACTACTACTTTTACGGTTGGATTCAAATATACTGTTGTTTACAACTAGTGTGGAACCATCATTACTTCTTATTCCTGCTCCTACTCCTGCAAGATTTTCATAGAAATATACATTATCTACTTCAAGATTTGCATAGTTATCTATTGTTGCTGTAGGATATGCATTGATATTGTTTCCACCTTTACTTACCATGTGTTGGAAGTTTAGGTTTTTTATGGTTATTTTACCATTACCTGAGGTTATGTTCATTGCCCAGTTACCTTTTGTTATGTTGTATGTGTTAAAGTATGGGTCATCTCCCCAAACTGTTCCTCCTTGTATGGTATATTCACTTTCTCCATCAATGATTGTTTGATTTATTCCATCACCAATAAAGTTAATGTATTTATTACCATCTATTGTTAGATTTGTATTTCCTGTACCTTTATATGTACCATTTTTAATGTGGATATTGTAATTATCATTGGAATTTACCTTTCCAACTGCATATCCTATGGTTTTAAAGGGACTGTCTTGACTTCCAGTATTACTATCACTTCCACTATTATCACAGACATAATAGTCTACATTACTGGTTTCTTTTTTTATTGTTTTTTTATTATCTGTTTTTTCTTTTGTTTGAATATTTTCACTATTTTTAGATAATACCTTATTATCAGTAGTATCTTCTTTTATAACATTACTCATACTTACTTGTTTTTCAACAGTAACTGTTGGTGATGTGGTTGTCGTGTTTGACACATCACCTGCACTTATTGCTGAAATACTAATAAGAAGTAATGATACGAGTATAAGTAAAAATACTTCTTTACTATACTTTTTAAACATTATACTAACCTCTTACTGGCTTTGTATTATTATAAGTAATTCTTTAATTGATAGTACAACTATCCCAAAATAATATTATTAATAAAATATACTTGAAAATTATTAATTAATAGTTTAAAGTATTACTTAATTAATATTATTTAAAAGTTATTTTATTTATATTTATGTTTATTTTAATTTTTGAATTTATCTAAAACTTTTTGAATAATCTTGAATTATTCATAAACCATCACTGTATTCTAGAGTTTATTAGTACTACAATCACTACTTATTATTCTTATATTTTACTGGCTTGAAGATATGTTACCATGAAGTAATCTTCTATTTATTGTTGGTTTTTTGTATTTCTTGGTTAACATGGTATATTGTAGTTTATTTTTTTCATCTAGGAGGTTTTCTATTATTTTTGTGTTTATTTTTATTTAATAATCATAAAAGAAGAACATAAAATATGTACAATATAAAAAAAAATACATACCAATAGTAAAATCATTAGTTAAGTTCATAACACAAATAAAATATAATTATTAATATAGGAAGTTTAAATATGAGTCATCTAGATAAAGTAAGAAATAATGTGGTAAATAAGGGAAATTCATATGGTTCAGAAATGGAAATAATTAATGATAAACAAATACATGAAGTTATATTACACAGAGGATGTACTTCAAGATTTAGAGAAAATGAACTAATTACATCTGTAATTAGTTGTTTAAATAAAAAAAATATTGATTTTTCTGTTTTAGATGATGAAACATGTTGTGGAATAATATTATATCTACTTGGTGATTCAAAAACAGCAGATGAAGTAGTAAAAGCTAATATTCAGAAATTCAATAGTCATGGTGTAAAAAAGATTATAACAATATGTCCAGGATGTTATGAAGCATTTCATGACTACTATAGTAAACATGAAAATTTTGATATTGAAGTTATTTTTGCAATGGACTTATTTAATGATGAAACTATAGATGGTGATGGTTATATTATTCATGATCCATGTCATGCACTTGAAAGGTCAACACAAGTAAGATCTATAATTAAAAATGTACCCATAGAACGTGCAAATTCCTGTTGTGGATTTGGTGCAGGTTTAAATCTTGGAAGTAAAGAATTAACTAAGAAAATGGCACAGGATACACTAAATAAGGGTAATATTGTAACATACTGTCCCTCATGTTACCATACATTAAATAGTGTTGATAACAAAAAAACTACTGATTTTTTCACACTACTTGATAAAGAATTATAAAAAAAAGTAAGATAAGTAATGTATTCAACATTACTTATTTTCTATAATTATGGGTATATGATACTGTTCTATTTTTAATATTTTCGAAGGTATCATCTACTAACAATTCACCATTTCTAAATACTGTTTGTAAACAATCTTTTCCTTCAGCATCAAAATTCACTGTTTTAAATGTGTCATTTTCTTTTATTAATTTAAAACGTCCAGCTTTTGATTTTTTACTAATATCTAAAGGTTTTTTAAGAATATCATGCCATGTTCCATTACGTAGTTGGGCAGAACATTTAAATGCATTTCTTTGAGTATCACGATTTACTGAAGTATGTAATCCTCCACCCATACCAAAGAGTATATTTTCTGCAGCCCATCCATGATTTTTCATTGAAAAAAGAATATCACGTATTACATGGTAATTTAATCCATCACTCCATAATAGACCAATATTTTTATTAAATACCTTATAACCCATATTATTTTCATGTACTCCAAATCCATCTGCTAGTAATTCAAGACATTCAATAGCAGTAGGAACAGGTTCTCCACTATCAGGTCTAAATACTATTTTGTTACCTTCTGTTGATAAAAACTTCATAATAGTCTTATTAAGAAGACTAGTATTATTTCCAGCTTCTTTAAGAAAATTTCTATAATTATAACTATCAATAACAATTGACAGTATTCCATTTTGAGCACTGTTAATAACGTTAATAATTTGATCTATTTCATTTTCTTCCCCAAGGGATGTCATTACACTGTGTTCTGTTGCTTGTACACTATAACCATAAAGATTGGTTTCATTATAATAATTTTCTGGAATTGTTAGAGCAGGAAGAGTATCTGTACCAGAAAAACTTAGTAGATGTGCAGATCCTGCTAGTTTTGAGGATTCATTTGATGTTGATCCACGATATCCAAAGTCATGTAACATGAAATCAGCATTATCATGTGAAGAACCAGTTATGTCAAGATAAAAATTACATAATTTTTTTACTTCAGCAGATAATGTTGCAACTGTTGATGGATACCATACTTGTAATAATAAAGGTTCAAGATAATTAGATAACCAAAAACATTTACTATCAGTATTTTCTACTGTCATTAAAACATTACTTACATCTACTGGTGTTCCTTCTGGTACTGCCTTAATTTCTACTGGTAATTTTCCATCTAAATCATTAGCAATATATAACCAGTCATCTGTGTTAAATATATTTGGACCAATATGCTTTTCTATGATTCTTTCTGCTTCATAGACTTTTTCTTCTGTGACAACTTGTCCTACTAAATAATTTTTAAGAATATATTGAAGTCCATAGAATATTGTCTTATTAAATTCAGAACCAATTCTACTTTCCATGTATGAATATAATTTCTGTGTATTTTCAGGATAAAAGTAGTGATGTGTTACTTTATAACTATCTGTGAGTAGACATATATTGTTTTCTATCATAATTATTTTTACTCCTTTATTTTTTTATTATTATCTGTTAATTATACTATTTAATATTTTACGTGCTATTTTACTTAAATAAAGTAAATTTGATGTTTTAAATGAAGATTTTTTAAATAATTTTTAGCATGGGGATGTGTTTTTTATTTTTTGATATTGGATATATAGTCTCTTTTTTTAAAAAAAATCAATTATAATTTAAAAAATAAAAACTTATTTTAAATAAAATAAATAAATTATATTCATGGATTAATGAATTTAGGTAATTTAAAAAAAATTATTTTTATTAATTCAAAAAATATAAAAAAAATGGAGGAAATATTTTAATGAAAATTAATAATAAAACATGTTTTATATTAATTACACTTATTTCATTAACAATACTACTTTCAGCAGTATCAGCCGCTGATACAAACAATACTATTAACTTTGAAAAAGTAGAAAAAACAAGTGATACCAATGTTGTTACTACTGAAAGTCCTAAAAATACAGAAAAAACACAAATAGCAATACAAAATAATAAAGAAGTACAACAAACTACAGATAAAACAACATCACAACTAGAAAATAACAAAAAAGTGGCAAGTACGCAAGATAAAATAACTACACATAATAAAACACAAAAAAATTTAAAAACAGCTACACAAGAAATTTCTATAAACACATACAATGATCTTAAAAATAATATTGCTTCTGCTAGTGGAAAAACAAAAACATTATCTTTGAAAAATAATATTACATTAGGTGGAAATTTAGTTCTTAAAGGAACAAATTCTCTATTAACAATCAATGGTAATGGATATATCATTGATGGAGATACTAAATATCAATTTATTAGAGTAAATCCAAAGAATAAATTAGTTCTAAATAATGTTATAATCATAAATTGTTATACTGAAGATAATGGTGGAGCAATAGATAACTATGGTACAACAGTTGTTAAAGATTCAAAATTCTTCTATAATGAAGCTAGTGTTGGTGGAGTAATAAATAATAGAAATCAATTAACAGTTACAAACTCTGTATTTATAAATAATGCAGGTTCTTTCTTTGGTGGAGCAATATCAACACATAATATAGCTACTATAGAAAATTGTGATTTCATATACAATGTTGCACAAAGTGGAGGAGCAATATTCTCTGATGCAAATCGTACAGA is a window encoding:
- a CDS encoding nicotinate phosphoribosyltransferase codes for the protein MIENNICLLTDSYKVTHHYFYPENTQKLYSYMESRIGSEFNKTIFYGLQYILKNYLVGQVVTEEKVYEAERIIEKHIGPNIFNTDDWLYIANDLDGKLPVEIKAVPEGTPVDVSNVLMTVENTDSKCFWLSNYLEPLLLQVWYPSTVATLSAEVKKLCNFYLDITGSSHDNADFMLHDFGYRGSTSNESSKLAGSAHLLSFSGTDTLPALTIPENYYNETNLYGYSVQATEHSVMTSLGEENEIDQIINVINSAQNGILSIVIDSYNYRNFLKEAGNNTSLLNKTIMKFLSTEGNKIVFRPDSGEPVPTAIECLELLADGFGVHENNMGYKVFNKNIGLLWSDGLNYHVIRDILFSMKNHGWAAENILFGMGGGLHTSVNRDTQRNAFKCSAQLRNGTWHDILKKPLDISKKSKAGRFKLIKENDTFKTVNFDAEGKDCLQTVFRNGELLVDDTFENIKNRTVSYTHNYRK
- a CDS encoding (Fe-S)-binding protein, with protein sequence MSHLDKVRNNVVNKGNSYGSEMEIINDKQIHEVILHRGCTSRFRENELITSVISCLNKKNIDFSVLDDETCCGIILYLLGDSKTADEVVKANIQKFNSHGVKKIITICPGCYEAFHDYYSKHENFDIEVIFAMDLFNDETIDGDGYIIHDPCHALERSTQVRSIIKNVPIERANSCCGFGAGLNLGSKELTKKMAQDTLNKGNIVTYCPSCYHTLNSVDNKKTTDFFTLLDKEL